The Candidatus Eisenbacteria bacterium genome has a segment encoding these proteins:
- a CDS encoding dihydroorotate dehydrogenase-like protein, whose amino-acid sequence MDLTTHYLGMKLKSPIVPSASPLSEEIGNIRKMEDAGAGAVVLHSLFEEQIAQESLDLDHFTTKGTESFAESLTYFPEPGEYRLGPEEYLNHIRKAKEAVKIPVIASLNGTSEGGWTDYAARMEEAGADALELNIYYIPTDPALSAEKVENTYVEIVKSVRSTVRIPLAVKISPFFSNLAYTAGRLDRAGANALVLFNRFYQPDIDLDDLEVRTHVLLSAPQAMRLPLRWIAILHGRIKADLAATGGIHTAEDCLKMLMAGAKTTMLCSVLLKKGIDQIREIEMGMRKWMEGHEYVSVEQMQGSMSQRSVEDPAAFERAQYMRALAGYRA is encoded by the coding sequence ATGGATCTCACGACGCACTATCTTGGAATGAAGCTGAAGAGCCCGATCGTCCCGTCCGCCTCTCCCCTTTCGGAAGAGATTGGGAACATTCGAAAGATGGAGGACGCGGGCGCGGGCGCCGTCGTTCTCCACTCGCTCTTCGAGGAACAGATCGCGCAGGAAAGCCTCGATCTGGATCACTTCACGACGAAAGGGACCGAGAGCTTCGCGGAGTCGCTCACGTATTTTCCCGAGCCCGGCGAGTATCGGCTCGGACCCGAGGAATACCTGAACCACATCCGAAAGGCGAAGGAAGCGGTCAAGATCCCGGTCATCGCGAGCCTGAACGGAACGAGCGAGGGAGGGTGGACCGACTACGCCGCGCGGATGGAGGAGGCGGGGGCGGACGCGCTCGAGCTGAACATCTACTACATCCCGACGGATCCCGCCCTCAGCGCCGAGAAGGTCGAGAACACGTACGTCGAGATCGTGAAGTCGGTGCGGTCGACCGTCCGAATCCCGCTCGCGGTCAAGATCTCGCCCTTCTTCAGCAACCTCGCGTATACGGCCGGGCGGCTCGACCGGGCGGGGGCGAACGCCTTGGTCCTCTTCAACCGTTTCTATCAGCCGGACATCGACCTCGACGATCTCGAGGTGCGAACCCACGTTCTCCTCAGCGCGCCGCAGGCGATGCGGCTTCCGCTCCGCTGGATCGCGATCCTGCACGGACGCATCAAGGCGGATCTCGCCGCGACGGGCGGCATCCACACGGCCGAGGACTGCCTCAAGATGCTGATGGCGGGCGCGAAGACCACGATGCTCTGCTCCGTACTCCTGAAAAAGGGAATCGATCAGATCCGAGAGATCGAGATGGGGATGCGGAAGTGGATGGAGGGGCACGAGTACGTTTCGGTCGAGCAGATGCAGGGGAGCATGAGCCAGAGGAGCGTCGAGGACCCGGCCGCGTTCGAGCGGGCGCAGTACATGCGCGCGCTCGCGGGATATCGGGCTTAA